GGGATTGGAGAGGACAGTGTTTGTGGCGGCGGCCGCCGGCCTCCTGCATGACATCGGCAAGTTCGCCTCCCGGGCGGGGGAGACTCCATCAGGGGGGTGGGAGCAGGCAAAGCAGGAGGCGGGCTATGCCCATGCGGCCTTGAGCTGGCAGGTCGTGCAGGAGATTTTGCCGGCACAGTGGGTGGAGGAACTGCGGGCCATCCTGTATCACCACCACCTGGCCGGCGCGACCAAGGAGAACGCGGTGGACCCGGAGCTGGCGTACCGCCTGGCGCTGGCGGACTGGCTCTCCAGCGGGGAACGGGAGCCGGAAGAAGAGGAGGGGGCGAAGGGTATCCCTTATGTGCTTTCCCCCTTCAGCCGGCTGTGCGGGCATAATGCCGAGCGCTACTATCCGGCGCTGTCCCTGGGGGAGCTGACCATTGACAACGCCATGCCGATGCAGAGGACGTCACAGCCGGCCAGGGACGAATTCAAGCACCTCTGGCAGGATTTCCACAAACAGACCGGAGAGCGTCTGAAAGTCATGAAAAGTGGGGAAGAGGAGGCGTTCCTTGAGGCGCTGTATGCACTGTTGCAGGAATA
This genomic window from Anaerolineae bacterium contains:
- the cas10 gene encoding type III-A CRISPR-associated protein Cas10/Csm1, which encodes MERTVFVAAAAGLLHDIGKFASRAGETPSGGWEQAKQEAGYAHAALSWQVVQEILPAQWVEELRAILYHHHLAGATKENAVDPELAYRLALADWLSSGEREPEEEEGAKGIPYVLSPFSRLCGHNAERYYPALSLGELTIDNAMPMQRTSQPARDEFKHLWQDFHKQTGERLKVMKSGEEEAFLEALYALLQEYTWCVPSAYAKHVSDVSLFDHSRMTAALAVCLTADGRDVQWCREVMDALKDKAGAPPALERETAVLVGGDISGVQKFIYSITSSGAAKSLRGRSFYLQLLTEAVARYVLRELGLPVTNIIYLGGGNFFLLAPMRAQERLPAIQQEVSRRLLAAHEGELHLALGWSPVRA